Below is a window of Thunnus maccoyii chromosome 16, fThuMac1.1, whole genome shotgun sequence DNA.
TATCGAAATACTGTAGAAGCACTGTGTTTTGATAACAGCTATCTAAATAAAGATTGTGATAAAATAACATCTGCAGTGGCAAAAAGCCGTATTTCCTAATCAGGTCACATAATTTGATGGGTCACAGAATTCAGTGCGACACCAAGGAGAGATTTTGTCTTACAGATAAGTAAAACACAGAGATACTgggacataaaacacaacaaaatacataaaactgtgtttaaaatgtgttaaccGCATACTAAAAACCACCATATATGCTCACATAAGTGATCAGTGACGGCAATAACATAAAACCTGGAATAAATCCAACCATCGTCTTTATCCAACCCAACCAGTGGAGTTAAAACAACTAATCATCAGTGGATTTATCCTGAATATTTAGGAGTTTGATGGCATGAGAGACAAAAGTGTGTTACTTTGTTAGACCAGGTGATCTGAATCTctcagcttctcatatgtgaacAAACTCTCCAcacagaggagggaaagaagacTCTAAATTGACTAATAAAGTGTTTGAAATCGCTCTCTTGAAGAAAATATGATAGGGATCTGGTAGTTACCTGCAGAGAGATTAAAAAACCCAAGTAACAACAGAAAAGTTGATGAATGACTGACATGAAACTGCTGAAATGTGTCATCAGTTTTCACACACTTAAAAACCAATTTAACCTTTGAAAGAAGTGTAATTGTTGCTGAGCTTTTCGTACAGATTATCTTTGTCAGCAGATTATTAATTAAAGCACACAGAATATTTGTAGGACTGAACCTGTTCATTGACAGTCTAAACAGAAGTGTTGGGTTTCTTTAGTTATGTTcagttttaaaaagcagttaTCACACCATTGAATAAAATCATCAGTCACTGGACTGTAACCAGAATTATTCCCCCATAACGGGATCACAACACTAATCATCTGCAAACTTCATATCTCAACAAACTTTGGATTTAAAATGCTTTACTGTCCCACTACTGTTGAATTTACAGCAGGATAATCATAATAAACCtttactgttactgtatgtttatgaataaacaccggaaatgtttcattcttttttcttttttcttttgttgcagaGAGATGCAGTGTCTGTTCAGATCACAGCAACAGAGGCAGATGTACATGGAAGCCCACTGACACAGGAAAGGTAAAACATCAGTTATCTTTACAACAATAGAACACAATGCCTTTATTGTCAATGTACATTTCCAGTACAATGAAATTTGCTTTGCAGCCCTCAAggtataaattaataaataaacgAGTAGACAAAGTATAAAAAAGTGTATAAAAGTAGCGGCACTCAGTTTTTGAGCTTATAATATTGCACGTGGGCAGGCATTAGTGAACAGCTATAGCACAACAGGCAGGTAAACGTGATTAAGGTTATATTGCTTGATATGAATATGATGTATGAACTGTTTGGACATGGAAATCTAGTCACTGAAGACAACTTTGATCATGTGTTTCAGCCGTAGGTTTGCACTTTTCAACCTGCCGAAGATCACTACAGTTCAAGATGTCTCAACGAGGGCCTTTAACTGTGGTCATCACAACAGTACTGGGGGCGACCTTAGGAGGGCTGCTCATATGGCGAGTGTACCGTACAAAAAGGAAGAGGCTGCCTTCCATCCAGAAGGTGGCCGATCCTGTGGAAGCTCCGTGTCCCGCGGGAAACGAATTAACATCCGTAGAGCATCAATACGCCCAGCCGCCGCATCTTCTCGAGAAGGAATTCAAGGCGGTGGAGTGTCAGACCGCACAGCCGCCCCCTGCTGTACAGATACCGTCTTATGAACAGCTGTTGGGGGTGAAACCAGTGATAGTGAGCTCTGAAGAGGAATGGCAGCAGCTGTGGCCACTGATGCAAAAGGAGCTCTCAGTCGTCCCTGTGCTGGGGCTTGACTGTGAATGGGTAAAGACCAACGGCGTAAGAAATACCTTTGCATGTTTTAGTATACAAAGAGGAAAAATCCACCCTGAACTGGAGCTTTTTAGGTTTATTTGTTTAGAAATTACCTTTGGAACAGCAAGAACTGCAACGATTAGTagtatttttaactttttctgacatttaatggCACAAACAGCCAGTTGACTTAGCAGATTAATTGAACATTATGATGATTGTTAGCTGCAGGCATTTAGACAATAAGATTGGTTCAATTAtctgaaacagcagcagatttttGCTTTGATATTGGTCCTAAACACCCAAATCATCCTTTTTTAAACGTTGAATCTTGATACAGGGAAAAATCCTTCTTAGAGGGAGTGATACCAGTACCAATCTATTATCAGAGGGGTGGAATTTTCCTTAAGAACATCCTTCTTTTAGCATTTCAACTTTCCCGTGGTCTTGTCTGACCTCGCTGCTGTTTCCTGTTGCAGGTGTCAGTGAAGGGCCGAGCCTCCGCGGTCTCTCTGGTGCAGATGGCCTCGTATTCGGGTCTGTGTGTCCTGGTGAGGCTGCTGGCGTTCCGCAGCGGGCAGCAGCAATTCCCACTCAGTTTAGTGGAAGTCCTCCGTGACCCCCACATTTTGAAAGTCGGCGTCGGCTGCTATGAAGACGGCAAGCGTCTGACGCGTGACTACGGTCTGTCGCTGACGTGCACGGTTGACCTGCGATATCTGGCCTTACGACAGAGGTACAAtttggttgttttgtgttttgatttttagaAAGTGAATGTTTGctcatgtttgatgtttttcacatttttgcaagATATAAATCAATTGAAAATGATCCTTTCCTGTTCTGTCTCTATTTTCAGGCAAGCTACTGTAAATAACGGCCTCAGCCTGAAGTCTCTGGCTGCAGATCTGTTGAATGTATCTTTAGATAAATCTCTGGAGCTGCGTTGCAGTGACTGGGAGGCAGATCAGTTGTCGCTGGAGCAGGTAGTGATTCATTGTATTACAGCGCTCTTCACATTCTTcatactttttacttttcagcTCTACTTCAACGTCAAAGTCAACAATTTAAAGatagagttgtgaagtgggCCGAGTTATTTCAGGCGCCCCCGGTTCTGGAAATCAAATCATTTTCCCCACAGACGACGTCTGGTGACTGACAGTTGGAGCACTGACATGAAACTCTTCAGGTTGaaacattaatataaatgataaaGAAGTACAGCCAATACAAACGTACGAGCTtgtgtaaatgaaaatgttagtTGAAAAGTTTACTGCTACTCCCCAGGAGCGTTTGGCaagaaaaatccaaacataGTTTAAAATACTGTTACATTCATCACTGTTTGAGTGGGAGCTAAAAGTTtgagagaaaacagattttacaatctgcagcttGAATTAATTCACTTTCAGATTCTGGATCAAGttttgatgctgttttttgtccATAAAGTCAGtgatgaaacactgaatttgtTACAGCTCTGATTGACTAAACCTGGTAATCATTACATAAACCTATAACTTTACTCTATTTCTGTCACTATTACCTACAACgtttttactttactttgaCTCCTGTGGTTTTTATGCTTGGCAACGATGAGGAAATCGTTATAAGAAAAACCTGAAATAGGGATTCAGATTGGGGGGAAAATCAGTGTGGTATCAACAGATCCATTCAGTTTGCAAGTTTGTGCTGTTCTCCTTCTTTTCTAAATCTTTATCTGTTCACCCCAGATGACTTATGCTGCCAGAGATGCCCAAGTTTCCATCGCTCTGTTCCTCCATCTCCTCGGCCTCCGCTCTGAAGCCGGTCCCGCCTCTACCAGTGGGAGCTCTTACTCCGAGTTGGCTGCCCACTGCCAGGGGCTGGTGGATGTGCCCTTCAGGGGCCGAGGAGATGGAGACGACAGGGCCGCTGATGGAGAAAGGAGACGAAGGACGCGGAAACCGCCCGTTTATGAAAGCCCAGAGTCTGGAGATCAGCAAGTCCCAGACCCTCGAAAGAATAACAAGAGGAAACCGCTGGGTGTGGGCTATTCTGCCAGGTGAGGGTGGAgacaaaatactgaaatacaaGCTTCATTCAAGCTAATAAATCCTGAATGATGCTGATCCAGAATCAGCTTTTAGACATTGAAGACTTTGGGTTCAGCAGCCTCTCACTTTGCCTGTTACAGGAAGTCTCCTCTCTACGATAACTGCTTCCTCCACGCTCCAGATGGCCAACCTCTGTGTACCTGCGACAAGAAGAAAGCCAAATGGTACCTAGATAAAGGAATAGGAGGTACACTAGATAACTCCatgtgttaaaaataaaaacaaaatatattttaagctACAACATGCAACCTTCTCGGTTTCTTCCATTCAGTTGGGAAAATTCCCACCTTATTCAGTGTCTTTGAAGCCTTCACGTGTTGAAGAAGCAGATGTTGAACAgccatgttttcaaaaagatcTTGTCTGCTGTAACTTTGCTCCTCTTCGTCTTCCTGGAGCTTTCAATTCATTGACTTCCTGCAGTATAGCTGTTTAAAGTCAGTTACTTTACCCACAGCAACTGATTTTTGTCCCAAAAATGTCTTAAACATCACTGACAAGCCTGCCTCAGTCAAACGGGGCATTTTGGCAAAAGCACACAGGATAACAAATGTTGCACGTTGTAGCTTTCAGTCTACTGTCAATCCACTGGCATGATGGTTATTCTGAGGTGGTGAGAATATTATGGTAAAGGTTTAAACTGGGTGTCACTCTGTGCTTTGGTTAATGCAGTGTAAATAAtctttctgctgtgtttctcaCTGTAAGACAGTCATGCAGAAGAGAATCAGATCATTGCCTGAAGTTATAACGTTCATTGTTTCCAACCCAGTGCTCCAGAGTGAAGATCCTTTTGTTGTGAGGCTGCTGTTTGAGCCGTCAGGACGTCCCGACTCTCAGCAGGACTATTATCTCACTGCAAAGGAGAACCTCTGTGTGGTCTGCGGCAAAGCAGATTCCTATATTAGGTTTGACATGCTTCatatacattttaattcatCTCCATTCATCTGAAATTGACAGTTGACAGCGCTCTAAAAACACTTTTGCACTAAGAATCATGTTTTCTAAAGgtgattatttcattttggagCACCATAATTACAAGACGGATCTGATTAATCCATAATTTGCTCTGGTCCCGCAGGAAAAACATCGTGCCACATGAGTACAGACGGCATTTCCCCACAGAGATGAAGGACCACAACTCCCACGACATCCTGCTGCTCTGCACCAGCTGCCACGCCGCCTCCAACGTGCACGACAGCTTTCTGAAGCAGCAGCTGGCTGAAGAGTTCGCCGCCCCTCAGGGTTGCGAGGAGGGAGTGCGCCTGCTGGAGGACGCGGACCGACGGAAGGTACGCTCAGCGGCTCGGGCTCTGCTAACCGCCGGGGAAGGACTGCCGGAGCAGCGacgagaggagctgcaggatCTGATCAAAAGTTTCCTCGACATGAACGAGGAGCAGGAGCTGACGGACGAGGCGCTGCAGCAGGCTGCCAGTCTGGAGACGAGGTGAGACGAGGGGAGACTGTTTCAGTATTACCTCAGACACATCTTTGGTGTTTCTGAATCCCTATTTCTTGTACTAATCAGCCAACATATAATacaattatctttatttatatagcacttttacataaaattaaaaaggacAGAGATGAAGGACCACAACTCCCACAACATCCTGCTGATATTGGCTGATAACGTTCTATATGATTCATCAGTCGAGCTCTTGTAAAGATGCTCGTGTTCATCTGTTGGCTTGCAGGCAGTCTGTATAGA
It encodes the following:
- the exd2 gene encoding exonuclease 3'-5' domain-containing protein 2 isoform X2, translated to MSQRGPLTVVITTVLGATLGGLLIWRVYRTKRKRLPSIQKVADPVEAPCPAGNELTSVEHQYAQPPHLLEKEFKAVECQTAQPPPAVQIPSYEQLLGVKPVIVSSEEEWQQLWPLMQKELSVVPVLGLDCEWVSVKGRASAVSLVQMASYSGLCVLVRLLAFRSGQQQFPLSLVEVLRDPHILKVGVGCYEDGKRLTRDYGLSLTCTVDLRYLALRQRQATVNNGLSLKSLAADLLNVSLDKSLELRCSDWEADQLSLEQMTYAARDAQVSIALFLHLLGLRSEAGPASTSGSSYSELAAHCQGLVDVPFRGRGDGDDRAADGERRRRTRKPPVYESPESGDQQVPDPRKNNKRKPLGVGYSARKSPLYDNCFLHAPDGQPLCTCDKKKAKWYLDKGIGVLQSEDPFVVRLLFEPSGRPDSQQDYYLTAKENLCVVCGKADSYIRKNIVPHEYRRHFPTEMKDHNSHDILLLCTSCHAASNVHDSFLKQQLAEEFAAPQGCEEGVRLLEDADRRKVRSAARALLTAGEGLPEQRREELQDLIKSFLDMNEEQELTDEALQQAASLETRIFNEAYVPHGLKVVHAYAEQGLRGLMNLERRWRQHFLTTMHPRHLPPLWSVDHNHSKFLRKYGEDLPIKLN
- the exd2 gene encoding exonuclease 3'-5' domain-containing protein 2 isoform X1, producing the protein MSQRGPLTVVITTVLGATLGGLLIWRVYRTKRKRLPSIQKVADPVEAPCPAGNELTSVEHQYAQPPHLLEKEFKAVECQTAQPPPAVQIPSYEQLLGVKPVIVSSEEEWQQLWPLMQKELSVVPVLGLDCEWVKTNGVSVKGRASAVSLVQMASYSGLCVLVRLLAFRSGQQQFPLSLVEVLRDPHILKVGVGCYEDGKRLTRDYGLSLTCTVDLRYLALRQRQATVNNGLSLKSLAADLLNVSLDKSLELRCSDWEADQLSLEQMTYAARDAQVSIALFLHLLGLRSEAGPASTSGSSYSELAAHCQGLVDVPFRGRGDGDDRAADGERRRRTRKPPVYESPESGDQQVPDPRKNNKRKPLGVGYSARKSPLYDNCFLHAPDGQPLCTCDKKKAKWYLDKGIGVLQSEDPFVVRLLFEPSGRPDSQQDYYLTAKENLCVVCGKADSYIRKNIVPHEYRRHFPTEMKDHNSHDILLLCTSCHAASNVHDSFLKQQLAEEFAAPQGCEEGVRLLEDADRRKVRSAARALLTAGEGLPEQRREELQDLIKSFLDMNEEQELTDEALQQAASLETRIFNEAYVPHGLKVVHAYAEQGLRGLMNLERRWRQHFLTTMHPRHLPPLWSVDHNHSKFLRKYGEDLPIKLN